Proteins from a genomic interval of Zingiber officinale cultivar Zhangliang chromosome 2A, Zo_v1.1, whole genome shotgun sequence:
- the LOC122043140 gene encoding probable WRKY transcription factor 4 isoform X2 codes for MRGLHKGQFAMTHQAVLAAVTAQAQMQMQVAYPSPSETKTNSFPQPISPTVSPMLLQQISPASETHTDDIYHWRKYGQKQVKNTRNSRSYYRCAASNCAAKKKVERSLDGKINEVIYRGKHNHNPPQRYRYTRDKGSQSGGPSGENETLDHPSNEPNESDPSTCKTVVHSGNDPLEQRLYCSSDCEKDIGNTTKKGLAEEPDRKQRLTESCKSPSTPVPKTVREYIVQTEIDARHLSDGYRWRKYGQKMVKGNSNPRSYYRCTHDGCTVRKHVERSSHDAKALLITYEGKHNHDQPTPKYASDQQTAEGTASGSNKEVVTSSSQMNSSSLATEVKELSGEKTLEFGGDKALESAESLTSTKDANGRTNSDGVVTPLIDKKATEVSVENT; via the exons ATGAGAGGATTGCACAAG GGACAATTTGCAATGACCCATCAAGCAGTATTGGCAGCAGTCACAGCTCAGGCACAAATGCAAATGCAAGTTGCTTATCCTTCTCCATCAGAAACAAAAACAAATTCATTCCCACAACCTATTTCTCCAACTGTCAGCCCTATGCTACTGCAACAAATATCCCCAGCATCTGAG ACACACACAGATGATATTTACCACTGGCGGAAGTATGGCCAGAAGCAAGTGAAGAACACTCGTAATTCTCGAAGTTATTACAGATGTGCAGCCTCCAATTGTGCGGCCAAGAAAAAAGTTGAACGCAGTCTAGATGGAAaaattaatgaagtaatctacAGAGGCAAACATAATCATAATCCTCCTCAAAGGTATCGTTACACAAGGGATAAAGGATCTCAGTCTGGGGGACCTTCTGGGGAGAATGAAACTTTAGATCATCCGAGCAATGAACCAAATGAATCAGATCCTTCAACATGTAAGACTGTAGTCCATTCGGGCAATGACCCTCTTGAGCAACGCTTGTACTGCTCAAGTGACTGTGAAAAAGATATTGGCAACACAACCAAGAAAGGCCTTGCTGAGGAACCAGATCGAAAACAAAG GCTAACTGAAAGTTGTAAAAGTCCTTCAACCCCTGTGCCTAAAACAGTTAGGGAATATATTGTACAGACTGAAATTGATGCTAGACACTTAAGCGATGGCTATAGATGGAGGAAATATGGACAAAAAATGGTGAAGGGCAATTCTAATCCTAG GAGTTACTATAGGTGCACCCATGATGGGTGTACTGTTCGTAAGCATGTCGAGCGGTCATCCCATGATGCAAAAGCTCTTCTTATCACTTATGAGGGTAAGCACAATCATGACCAGCCAACTCCCAAATATGCCAGTGATCAACAAACTGCTGAGGGTACTGCATCTGGTAGCAATAAGGAAGTTGTTACATCTAGTTCACAGATGAACTCCTCCAGCCTAGCTACCGAAGTCAAAGAATTATCTGGCGAGAAAACATTAGAATTTGGAGGTGACAAGGCACTAGAATCTGCTGAGTCTCTCACAAGCACAAAGGACGCCAATGGAAGGACGAACTCTGATGGTGTGGTAACCCCTCTTATTGACAAAAAGGCAACAGAAGTTTCAGTAGAAAACACATGA
- the LOC122043141 gene encoding nucleoid-associated protein At4g30620, chloroplastic-like: MASTSAVGGSFSNSLKPLPRKPSCCRLNESLVQCVLWSPRRREQKVKSLRIYALFGGKKDKNEDNDAAAKAGLMGNMQNLYETVKKAQMVVQVEAVRVQKELEAAEFEGYCEGELIKATLSGNQQPIRIEITEAAMELGSEKLSLLVTEAYKDAHKKSVQAMKERMNNLAQSLGMPPGLMKQ; this comes from the exons ATGGCTTCCACAAGTGCTGTTGGCGGCAGTTTTTCCAATTCTCTGAAGCCTCTTCCTCGGAAACCCTCAT GCTGCCGACTAAATGAAAGTTTGGTACAATGTGTATTATGGTCTCCTAGAAGAAGAGAACAGAAAGTGAAGTCTTTGCGTATATATGCTTTATTTGGAGGAAAGAAAGACAAGAATGAGGACAATGATGCAGCAGCTAAG GCAGGTCTGATGGGGAACATGCAGAATTTGTATGAGACTGTTAAGAAAGCCCAGATGGTAGTCCAAGTAGAAGCTGTTCGTGTACAAAAGGAGCTTGAAGC TGCAGAATTTGAAGGTTATTGTGAAGGTGAGCTAATCAAG GCAACGCTTTCTGGAAACCAACAGCCTATACGCATTGAAATCACAGAGGCTGCCATGGAGTTGGGTTCTGAA AAGCTCTCTTTGCTTGTGACCGAAGCATACAAGGACGCCCATAAGAAAAGCGTTCAG GCTATGAAAGAGAGAATGAATAATCTTGCCCAGAGCTTGGGGATGCCACCAGGCCTCATGAAGCAATGA
- the LOC122040257 gene encoding probable N-acetyltransferase HLS1-like — protein sequence MIRVREFEMEKDLKTVEELERRCDVGPMVDVGGTKKENEKKEKKKKKSLSIFVDLLGDPLSQVRHCPDHVMLVAEWGEKKEMVGVIRACIKMVTRGKDSIYVKVAYILGLRVSPHHRRLGIGTKLVEGAEWWSAARGAEYAYMATDGANAASINLFTGRLAYARFRSPALLAHPVHAHRLPLSSSDTVLHLPPRAAAALYERIFPPSAVEFLPADFPALLSHPLTIGTFLAVPSSSAAGAGVAAGEVPATSFAVMSLWDSTRVLRLRVAGAPAAARAALAVLRAVDGGAPWLRVPSVRDFFRPFGVYLMYGLHMSGREGPRLMRRLCRVAHNAAVSDGNCAAVVAEVGPGDPVRAAVPYWKRFSYDEDVWCMKRLLGHSDGVGVGDDWLAAQPATEVIFVDPREF from the exons ATGATAAGGGTGAGGGAGTTCGAAATGGAGAAGGACTTGAAGACGGTGGAGGAGTTGGAGCGCCGGTGTGACGTTGGTCCTATGGTTGATGTCGGTGGCACGAAGAAGGAAaatgagaagaaagagaagaagaagaaaaagagcctCTCTATATTCGTAGACTTGTTGGGTGATCCATTGTCTCAAGTCCGTCATTGCCCTGATCATGTCATGCTT GTGGCCGAGtggggagagaagaaagagatgGTGGGGGTGATACGAGCATGTATTAAGATGGTGACAAGAGGAAAGGATTCCATCTATGTCAAAGTAGCTTACATTCTCGGCCTCCGAGTCTCCCCTCATCATCG GCGACTCGGGATCGGGACGAAGCTGGTGGAGGGGGCGGAGTGGTGGAGCGCCGCCCGAGGGGCGGAGTACGCCTACATGGCCACTGACGGCGCCAACGCCGCCTCTATAAACCTATTCACTGGCCGCCTCGCCTACGCCCGGTTCCGCTCCCCCGCCCTCCTGGCGCACCCCGTCCACGCCCACCGcctccccctctcctcctccgacACCGTCCTACACCTCCCTCCGCGCGCCGCCGCCGCCCTCTATGAACGAATCTTCCCGCCTTCGGCCGTTGAGTTCCTCCCTGCCGACTTTCCCGCCCTCCTCTCCCACCCCCTCACCATCGGCACTTTCCTCGCCGTCCCCTCTTCATCCGCAGCCGGTGCCGGTGTCGCTGCCGGCGAGGTACCTGCGACGTCGTTCGCGGTGATGAGCCTGTGGGACTCGACGCGGGTGCTCCGCCTTCGGGTGGCGGGGGCGCCAGCTGCAGCGCGTGCGGCTCTGGCGGTGCTGCGGGCAGTGGACGGCGGCGCGCCGTGGCTGAGGGTGCCGTCCGTACGCGACTTCTTTCGCCCGTTCGGGGTCTACTTGATGTACGGCCTTCACATGTCCGGCAGGGAGGGGCCGCGGCTGATGCGGCGGCTGTGCCGCGTGGCGCACAACGCGGCCGTCAGCGACGGCAACTGCGCCGCCGTGGTGGCGGAGGTGGGACCCGGCGACCCGGTGCGGGCTGCCGTGCCTTACTGGAAGCGCTTCTCCTACGATGAGGACGTCTGGTGCATGAAGAGGCTACTCGGCCACAGCGACGGCGTCGGCGTCGGCGATGACTGGCTGGCGGCGCAGCCGGCCACGGAGGTCATTTTCGTGGACCCGCGCGagttttga